One genomic segment of Halomarina pelagica includes these proteins:
- a CDS encoding ferritin-like domain-containing protein, with protein MTGEEVTELLRKAYTDELETVMNYLTNSIVLDGVRAEEIKDSLQADIQEELSHAQMIGERLKQLDERLPGSESFEARQHSLQPPEDTTNVIGVIEGVLDAEEDAIETYRSLVSAAREDDDPVTEDLAVTILTDEEAHRTEFRGYRKEYISEE; from the coding sequence ATGACCGGCGAAGAGGTGACCGAGCTACTCCGGAAAGCGTACACGGACGAACTCGAGACGGTGATGAACTACCTGACGAACTCCATCGTGCTCGACGGGGTCCGCGCGGAGGAGATCAAGGACTCCCTGCAAGCGGACATCCAGGAGGAACTCTCGCACGCGCAGATGATCGGCGAGCGGTTGAAGCAACTCGACGAGCGCCTGCCCGGATCGGAGAGCTTCGAAGCCCGCCAGCACAGCCTCCAGCCCCCGGAGGACACGACGAACGTCATCGGCGTGATCGAGGGCGTCCTCGACGCCGAGGAGGACGCCATCGAGACGTACCGGTCGCTCGTCTCGGCCGCCCGCGAGGACGACGATCCGGTGACCGAGGACCTGGCCGTCACGATCCTCACCGACGAGGAGGCCCACCGCACCGAGTTCAGGGGCTACCGGAAGGAGTACATCTCCGAGGAGTAA
- a CDS encoding PadR family transcriptional regulator: MTLFDLTGFQRDLLYVIAGLDRPSGQQIKQELEAATGREITHGRLYPNLDTLVNRSYVDKGEIDRRTNYYELSGEGHEALTARQDWEDNYLPFESSASSAA; encoded by the coding sequence ATGACACTCTTCGACCTCACCGGGTTCCAGCGGGACCTGCTGTACGTGATCGCGGGGTTGGATCGACCGTCCGGTCAGCAGATCAAACAGGAACTGGAGGCGGCGACCGGCCGCGAGATCACGCACGGACGGCTCTATCCCAACCTCGACACGCTCGTCAACCGATCGTACGTCGACAAGGGGGAGATCGACCGCCGAACGAACTACTACGAACTCTCCGGGGAGGGACACGAGGCCCTGACCGCCCGACAGGACTGGGAGGACAACTACCTCCCCTTCGAGAGTTCGGCGTCCTCGGCCGCCTGA
- the trpB gene encoding tryptophan synthase subunit beta has translation MSEGDFDGYGGRHVPEPLREPLDRLATAYDDVGTGEEFQAEFRALLEEFAGRPTPLYHARNLSERYGAEFYLKREDLLHGGAHKINNCLGQGLLAKRAGKDRLIAETGAGQHGTATAMVGALLGLDTEIYMGEKDVERQKMNVFRMRLMGATVNSVTRGDAGLADAVDAALEDFAGNVEDTHYLVGSVVGPDPFPRMVRDFQSVIGEEAREQFRERTGGLPDAAVACVGGGSNAIGLFHAFRDDSVAFYGAEGGGEGADSKRHAAPLASGRDDVIHGMRTRVIDDDVEVHSVSAGLDYPGVGPEHAMFRAVGRCEYAAVTDDEALAAFRELSETEGIIPALESSHAVARAIRLAETGEHDAILVNLSGRGDKDMETAAARFDL, from the coding sequence ATGTCCGAAGGCGACTTCGACGGCTACGGGGGACGCCACGTCCCCGAACCGCTCCGGGAACCGCTCGACCGACTCGCGACCGCGTACGACGACGTCGGGACCGGCGAGGAGTTCCAGGCCGAATTCCGCGCGCTCCTCGAGGAGTTCGCCGGCAGGCCGACGCCGCTCTACCACGCGCGCAACCTCAGCGAACGCTACGGGGCGGAGTTCTACCTGAAGCGGGAGGACCTGCTCCACGGCGGGGCGCACAAGATTAACAACTGCCTCGGGCAGGGACTGCTCGCGAAGCGCGCCGGGAAGGACCGCCTCATCGCCGAGACGGGCGCGGGCCAGCACGGCACCGCGACCGCGATGGTCGGGGCGCTGCTCGGCCTGGACACGGAGATCTACATGGGGGAAAAGGACGTGGAGCGCCAGAAGATGAACGTGTTCCGGATGCGCCTCATGGGGGCGACGGTCAATTCGGTCACCCGGGGCGATGCGGGTCTCGCGGACGCCGTGGACGCCGCGCTCGAGGACTTCGCGGGGAACGTCGAGGACACCCACTACCTCGTCGGGAGCGTCGTCGGGCCGGACCCGTTTCCCCGGATGGTCCGCGACTTCCAGAGCGTGATCGGCGAGGAGGCGCGCGAACAGTTCCGCGAGCGGACCGGCGGCCTCCCCGACGCGGCGGTCGCGTGCGTCGGCGGCGGGTCGAACGCCATCGGTCTGTTCCACGCGTTCCGCGACGACAGCGTCGCGTTCTACGGGGCCGAGGGCGGCGGCGAGGGCGCGGACTCGAAGCGTCACGCCGCCCCGCTCGCGAGCGGCCGGGACGACGTGATCCACGGGATGCGCACGCGCGTCATCGACGACGACGTCGAGGTGCACTCGGTCTCCGCGGGCCTCGACTACCCCGGCGTCGGTCCCGAGCACGCGATGTTCCGCGCCGTCGGCCGGTGTGAGTACGCCGCGGTCACCGACGACGAGGCCCTCGCGGCCTTCCGGGAGCTGAGCGAGACGGAGGGGATCATCCCGGCGCTCGAATCCAGCCACGCCGTGGCGCGGGCCATCCGACTGGCCGAGACGGGCGAGCACGACGCGATCCTCGTGAACCTCTCCGGTCGCGGGGACAAGGACATGGAGACGGCCGCGGCCCGGTTCGACCTCTGA
- a CDS encoding YesL family protein — MARDEVERLDPAAALAAFGRAVYSDLVSIVVLSVLFSLVSLPLVTIGAATIALVETLTDVVSGELEGGGVSERDRVVHFLETFRANVRRGLPLSVLLLAVVVVTGIYSTIALAARDASFLLGAVVGLYATVIAAALCLRTASLLVRAPADRRPAMRAALHDAAYHLLETPSFSVLVLVFASVLIALCVALQVAVVLLLPGLLGLLEVVSFEETSGEGARRVVLAYRGDPS; from the coding sequence ATGGCCCGCGACGAAGTCGAGCGACTGGATCCCGCGGCGGCGCTGGCGGCGTTCGGACGGGCGGTCTACTCCGATCTCGTCTCGATCGTGGTCCTCAGCGTGCTCTTCTCGCTCGTCTCCCTGCCCCTCGTGACGATCGGTGCCGCGACGATCGCGCTCGTCGAGACGCTCACGGACGTCGTCTCGGGCGAACTCGAGGGCGGCGGGGTGAGCGAGCGCGACAGGGTCGTCCACTTCCTCGAGACGTTCCGCGCTAACGTCCGTCGCGGCCTGCCGCTCAGCGTCCTGCTGCTCGCGGTCGTCGTCGTGACGGGGATCTACTCGACGATCGCGCTCGCGGCGCGGGACGCGTCGTTCCTGCTCGGGGCCGTCGTCGGACTCTACGCGACCGTGATCGCCGCCGCGCTCTGCCTCCGGACCGCCTCGCTGCTCGTTCGAGCGCCAGCAGACCGGCGACCGGCGATGCGCGCCGCGCTCCACGACGCCGCCTACCACCTGCTCGAGACGCCCTCCTTCTCCGTCCTCGTCCTCGTCTTCGCGTCCGTCCTCATCGCCCTCTGCGTCGCCCTCCAGGTCGCGGTCGTCCTCCTCCTCCCGGGACTGCTCGGCCTCCTCGAGGTCGTCTCGTTCGAGGAGACGAGCGGCGAGGGGGCACGCCGCGTCGTCCTGGCGTACCGGGGGGATCCGTCGTGA
- a CDS encoding nucleotidyltransferase domain-containing protein: MAEQRITVCIDVNSDADTGTFRIEAADDILRLLADAHETEFTISELVDATEVARSTVWRAVDLLDSIGAVRIRETPQRNYVSIDPRRLHKDDPILAIEQPEFHGPVRAFIDRVRETIADTDDVAEVLGIVVFGSVARGEADRQSDIDLFVVVDGNRTSARRAVTDVIAELSERRFDGDRFDFEPYVESKESTQRAGEKLREIFVEGITVYGDDRLQSIRKAAFTNE; this comes from the coding sequence ATAGCGGAACAGCGGATAACTGTCTGCATCGACGTCAATTCGGATGCCGATACCGGCACGTTCCGGATTGAAGCGGCCGACGACATCCTCCGCTTGCTGGCCGACGCTCACGAGACCGAATTTACGATTTCCGAACTCGTCGACGCGACGGAGGTCGCTCGCTCGACGGTCTGGCGGGCCGTCGATTTGCTCGACAGTATCGGTGCCGTTCGCATCCGCGAGACGCCACAGCGCAACTACGTCTCCATCGACCCACGTCGGTTGCACAAAGACGACCCGATACTCGCCATCGAGCAACCGGAGTTTCACGGGCCAGTACGGGCGTTTATCGACCGAGTTCGCGAAACCATTGCCGATACTGACGATGTAGCTGAGGTTCTCGGGATCGTCGTCTTTGGGAGCGTTGCCCGCGGCGAAGCCGACCGTCAGAGTGATATCGACCTGTTCGTCGTCGTCGACGGCAACCGAACGAGCGCACGGCGGGCCGTCACAGACGTCATCGCCGAGCTCAGCGAGCGACGGTTCGACGGGGACCGGTTCGATTTCGAGCCGTACGTCGAGTCCAAAGAAAGCACGCAGCGGGCCGGGGAGAAGCTTCGTGAAATCTTCGTAGAGGGGATTACGGTGTACGGCGATGACCGTCTTCAATCGATTCGCAAGGCGGCGTTCACCAATGAGTAG
- a CDS encoding ABC transporter ATP-binding protein has translation MAIAEYDHVTKVFDSEDGDVVAIEDLNVAIRDGEFLVLVGPSGCGKSTTLRLLAGLETVTDGEIRIGGEVINDEKPKDRDIAMVFQNYALYPHKTARENIAFGLEMTTSLSGEEISRRVERAASMLDIEELLDRRPKALSGGQKQRVALGRAIVREPTVFLMDEPLSNLDAKLRTDMRAELQQLHDQLDVATVYVTHDQTEAMTMGDRIAVMNDGELQQLGTPLECYYEPANEFVAGFIGSPSMNFLRLEFDPETGRGLGEDLSYEFTDEQRREIRAVTGGEGRITLGIRPEDVQLATTDGSDTVPATVDVVEPMGRESILHFDVDGTEMTAAVPGDLTIEHGDTLRFRFPHDQIHAFADDGEAIFTRSREGQSLPDGVKL, from the coding sequence ATGGCAATCGCAGAGTACGATCACGTGACGAAGGTCTTCGACTCCGAGGACGGCGACGTCGTCGCGATCGAGGACCTGAACGTCGCGATCCGGGACGGCGAGTTCCTCGTGCTGGTCGGTCCCTCGGGGTGTGGAAAGTCGACGACCCTCCGTCTCCTCGCCGGGCTGGAGACGGTGACCGACGGCGAGATCCGGATCGGCGGGGAGGTGATCAACGACGAGAAACCGAAGGATCGGGACATCGCGATGGTGTTCCAGAACTACGCGCTCTACCCGCACAAGACGGCCCGCGAGAACATCGCGTTCGGCCTCGAGATGACGACCTCGCTCTCCGGCGAGGAGATCTCCCGGCGCGTCGAGCGGGCGGCGTCGATGCTCGACATCGAGGAGTTGCTGGACCGACGGCCCAAGGCGCTCTCCGGCGGGCAGAAACAGCGCGTCGCGCTCGGCCGCGCCATCGTCCGCGAGCCGACGGTGTTCCTGATGGACGAGCCGCTGTCGAACCTCGACGCCAAGCTCCGGACGGACATGCGCGCCGAACTCCAGCAGCTGCACGACCAGCTCGACGTGGCGACCGTCTACGTGACCCACGACCAGACGGAGGCGATGACGATGGGCGACCGCATCGCCGTGATGAACGACGGCGAACTCCAGCAGCTCGGAACGCCCCTCGAGTGCTACTACGAGCCGGCCAACGAGTTCGTCGCCGGCTTCATCGGCTCGCCCTCGATGAACTTCCTGCGTCTCGAGTTCGACCCGGAGACGGGGCGCGGACTCGGCGAGGACCTGTCCTACGAGTTCACCGACGAACAGCGCCGCGAGATACGCGCTGTCACCGGCGGCGAGGGGCGTATCACGCTCGGGATCCGTCCGGAGGACGTCCAGCTCGCGACGACGGACGGGTCGGACACCGTGCCGGCGACCGTGGACGTCGTCGAGCCGATGGGCCGCGAGAGCATCCTCCACTTCGACGTGGACGGGACGGAGATGACCGCCGCCGTTCCCGGCGACCTCACCATCGAGCACGGCGACACCCTCCGCTTTCGCTTCCCGCACGACCAGATCCACGCCTTCGCCGACGACGGCGAGGCGATCTTCACCCGCTCTCGCGAGGGCCAATCGCTCCCCGACGGGGTCAAGCTGTAG